In the genome of Ignavibacteriales bacterium, one region contains:
- a CDS encoding Re/Si-specific NAD(P)(+) transhydrogenase subunit alpha yields MIIAVPKEIMEGENRVALVPDTASKLIKAGFEIHIESDAGINSGFTNESYSSAGVKVISDLNELYNTADVVLKVQRPMEHPAKGKHELDLIKKGSILITFLYPLHYFDLAKTCAEKGVNVISMDFIPRTTLAQKMDALSSQANIAGYKSVILAANHLGKIFPLLMTAAGTISPAKVVIMGAGVAGLQALGTAKRLGAVVEVSDVRPAVKEEVQSLGGKFIEVKTDESMQDAGGYAKEASEEFLKKQKELLFKHITEADIVITTALVPGKKAPVLVTEEMVKDMRPGSVVLDMAVEFGGNCEVSEKGKTVVKHGVTIIGEPNLPSLVPTHSSEVYSKNLLNLINHIGKEGKIELKLDDEIVKGSLITYNGEVVNPRIKELLNK; encoded by the coding sequence TTGATAATAGCCGTCCCAAAAGAAATTATGGAGGGAGAGAACAGAGTTGCCCTCGTTCCTGATACCGCCTCAAAATTAATTAAAGCTGGTTTTGAAATTCATATTGAAAGTGATGCCGGAATTAATTCCGGTTTTACAAATGAAAGTTATTCTTCAGCAGGAGTAAAAGTTATTTCAGATTTAAATGAGCTGTATAATACTGCTGATGTTGTGTTAAAAGTTCAAAGACCGATGGAACATCCTGCAAAAGGCAAACACGAACTTGATCTGATTAAAAAGGGATCAATCCTGATCACCTTCCTTTATCCTCTACACTATTTTGATCTGGCAAAAACCTGTGCAGAAAAAGGTGTTAATGTTATTTCAATGGATTTTATTCCACGCACTACACTCGCGCAAAAAATGGATGCACTAAGCTCACAGGCTAATATAGCTGGTTATAAGAGTGTTATACTTGCCGCTAATCATCTTGGAAAAATATTCCCGTTGCTAATGACAGCCGCAGGAACAATCTCTCCTGCAAAGGTAGTTATTATGGGTGCTGGTGTTGCAGGTTTACAGGCATTGGGAACCGCGAAAAGACTTGGTGCTGTAGTTGAAGTGTCAGATGTTCGCCCCGCAGTTAAAGAAGAGGTTCAGAGTCTTGGTGGAAAATTTATTGAAGTAAAAACAGATGAGTCAATGCAGGATGCCGGCGGTTATGCGAAGGAAGCTTCTGAAGAATTTTTAAAGAAACAAAAAGAACTACTTTTTAAACATATAACTGAAGCAGACATAGTAATTACAACAGCATTAGTTCCCGGTAAAAAAGCTCCGGTGCTTGTTACTGAAGAGATGGTAAAGGATATGCGACCGGGAAGTGTTGTGCTTGACATGGCTGTTGAGTTTGGCGGCAACTGTGAAGTAAGCGAAAAAGGAAAAACAGTTGTTAAACATGGAGTGACAATAATCGGTGAGCCAAATCTTCCAAGCCTCGTTCCAACCCACTCAAGCGAAGTTTATTCAAAAAATCTTCTTAACCTTATAAACCATATTGGTAAAGAAGGAAAGATAGAGTTAAAACTTGATGATGAAATTGTAAAAGGGTCACTGATAACTTACAATGGTGAAGTTGTTAATCCCCGTATTAAAGAATTACTAAACAAATGA
- a CDS encoding sulfide/dihydroorotate dehydrogenase-like FAD/NAD-binding protein, which yields MNKILYKKQLSQDVFLMKLHSPLISQERSAGQFIILQVDDDYGERIPLTIADADPVEGSITIIFQVVGKTTQQLSKLNEGDELPALVGPLGKPTHIEKFGTVVCVGGGIGVAPLHPIAEALKDAGNKVITIIGARNKDLLILEDEMKTIADEFIVCTDDGSYGRKSLVTEPLKEICERNPKPDMVIAIGPPVMMKFCAETTRPFNVFTQVSLNTIMVDGTGMCGGCRVNVANEAKFVCVDGPEFDAHKVDFDNMISRLNSYKEFEKEMHNCYLESEIDRKERGI from the coding sequence ATGAATAAAATCCTCTATAAAAAACAGCTTTCACAAGATGTTTTTCTGATGAAACTTCACTCACCTCTTATTTCACAGGAAAGATCAGCAGGACAATTTATAATTCTTCAGGTAGATGATGATTATGGTGAACGTATCCCGCTGACTATCGCTGATGCAGATCCTGTTGAAGGAAGTATCACGATCATATTCCAGGTTGTTGGAAAAACTACTCAACAGCTTTCCAAACTTAATGAGGGTGATGAACTTCCTGCTCTTGTTGGTCCACTTGGAAAACCGACTCACATAGAAAAGTTTGGTACTGTTGTATGTGTAGGCGGCGGTATTGGTGTAGCTCCACTTCATCCTATTGCAGAGGCATTAAAAGATGCCGGCAATAAAGTTATAACAATCATAGGTGCAAGAAATAAAGATCTGCTAATTCTTGAAGATGAAATGAAAACAATCGCGGATGAATTTATTGTCTGTACTGATGATGGTTCTTATGGAAGGAAATCACTTGTCACTGAACCTTTAAAAGAAATTTGTGAAAGAAATCCAAAACCGGATATGGTTATCGCTATCGGTCCGCCTGTTATGATGAAATTCTGCGCTGAGACAACAAGACCTTTTAATGTATTTACACAAGTATCTCTAAATACTATTATGGTTGATGGCACAGGTATGTGCGGAGGATGCAGGGTTAACGTTGCTAACGAAGCAAAATTTGTTTGCGTTGATGGTCCTGAGTTCGATGCGCACAAAGTTGATTTTGATAATATGATCTCAAGACTTAATTCATATAAAGAATTTGAGAAGGAAATGCACAACTGCTACCTTGAATCTGAAATTGATAGAAAGGAACGGGGAATATGA
- a CDS encoding T9SS type A sorting domain-containing protein, whose product MNFIPRADTIAYTDYTQLNDVVRTVPFQLNQNSEFYFSNLYYTLYGEVADTALTEIDAVSFRVELVDQFTQTVVGTFDDITYNKNNLEKYENISYQVNCSNIQPGEYYLRLVTTAVGSTEYNLANVQTSTSNLAKKNYETIFFDGKGLPEEYSLEQNYPNPFNPTTLINYQIPKDGLVTIKVYDIIGKEVTTLVNETKSVGRYSINFDGSNLASGVYIYQLRSGDFVSSKKMMLIK is encoded by the coding sequence ATGAATTTTATCCCAAGAGCTGATACAATTGCTTATACTGATTATACTCAACTAAATGATGTTGTAAGAACAGTTCCGTTTCAACTAAATCAGAATTCAGAATTTTATTTTAGTAATCTTTATTACACTCTTTACGGCGAAGTTGCAGATACAGCCTTAACCGAAATCGATGCTGTTTCATTCAGGGTAGAACTAGTTGACCAATTTACTCAAACTGTTGTAGGTACATTTGATGATATTACTTATAATAAAAACAATCTTGAGAAGTATGAAAATATTTCTTACCAGGTAAATTGTTCAAACATTCAACCTGGAGAATATTATCTTAGATTGGTTACAACGGCTGTGGGTTCAACGGAATATAATCTGGCAAATGTTCAAACAAGCACATCTAATCTGGCTAAGAAGAATTACGAAACTATATTCTTTGATGGAAAAGGATTACCGGAAGAATATTCTCTTGAACAAAATTATCCTAATCCGTTTAACCCTACTACACTTATTAATTACCAAATACCAAAAGATGGACTAGTAACAATAAAAGTCTATGATATAATAGGTAAGGAAGTAACAACACTGGTGAATGAAACCAAATCTGTTGGAAGATACTCGATAAATTTTGATGGCAGCAATTTGGCTAGTGGTGTTTATATCTATCAATTAAGATCGGGTGATTTTGTTTCATCTAAGAAGATGATGCTGATTAAGTAA
- a CDS encoding NAD(P) transhydrogenase subunit alpha produces the protein MDGSILMLIYVFVLAIFVGFELITKVPPTLHTPLMSGSNAISGITIVGALLSAGMEEFTISTILGMIAVIFAMINVVGGFMVTDRMLKMFKKK, from the coding sequence ATGGATGGAAGTATCCTTATGCTTATTTACGTATTCGTACTGGCAATATTTGTCGGCTTCGAATTGATAACTAAAGTTCCTCCAACTCTTCACACACCGTTAATGTCGGGTTCAAATGCGATATCGGGTATAACGATTGTCGGTGCGCTGCTAAGTGCCGGTATGGAAGAGTTTACTATAAGCACAATACTCGGAATGATTGCAGTTATTTTTGCAATGATTAATGTTGTCGGCGGTTTTATGGTTACTGACCGCATGTTAAAAATGTTTAAGAAGAAGTGA
- the gltA gene encoding NADPH-dependent glutamate synthase — protein sequence MNHKSAEQLSIEAKELIVNYLDKYDELKNKERTAIPSQEMPSQEPEVRIKNLDEVALGYTIEQARIEAMRCLQCVKKTCVDDCPVRIDIPRFINHIAHAEFENAAAVIKEASLLPAICGRVCPQEVQCQQTCMVGKALKDVDKAVAIGRLERFIADWERSTGKISIPEVKHETGKKVAVVGSGPAGLVVAADCRREGHHVTVFEAFHKLGGVLRYGIPEFRLPNDIIDREIDTLTQMGVEFQTNFVVGKTRKLMDLINKDGYHAVFVGTGAGLPMFMNIEGENLVGVFSANEYLTRANLMRAFEKGKADTPIYPSKNVAVLGGGNVAMDAARMAKRLGAENVYVVYRRTEVEMPARKEEVAHAKEEGIEFYFLQNAKKILGNEKGRVNAMECLRYELGEPDSSGRRRPVVIPGSEFILDVDTIIVAIGNGSNPLISQTTPEINVNKWGNILVDETQKTSVDRIFAGGDIVLGAATVILAMGEGRRAAASINKMLADEIGKEKIE from the coding sequence ATGAATCACAAATCTGCGGAACAGTTGTCAATCGAAGCAAAAGAACTGATCGTCAACTATCTTGACAAATATGATGAATTAAAAAATAAAGAACGTACAGCAATACCTTCGCAGGAAATGCCTTCACAGGAACCGGAAGTTCGAATTAAAAATCTTGATGAAGTTGCACTCGGATATACGATTGAACAGGCACGTATTGAAGCAATGAGATGTCTGCAATGTGTTAAAAAAACCTGCGTTGATGATTGCCCTGTTAGAATAGATATTCCGCGTTTCATTAATCACATAGCACATGCTGAATTTGAAAATGCTGCCGCAGTAATTAAAGAAGCAAGTCTGCTTCCAGCTATATGCGGAAGAGTTTGTCCGCAGGAAGTTCAATGTCAGCAAACCTGTATGGTAGGCAAAGCATTGAAAGATGTAGATAAAGCTGTTGCAATCGGCAGGCTTGAAAGGTTCATCGCTGATTGGGAAAGATCAACCGGAAAAATTTCTATACCTGAAGTAAAACATGAAACCGGGAAAAAAGTTGCGGTTGTGGGAAGCGGTCCTGCAGGACTTGTTGTCGCCGCTGACTGCAGAAGAGAAGGTCATCACGTTACAGTGTTTGAAGCATTCCATAAACTCGGTGGTGTACTTCGTTACGGAATTCCTGAATTTAGATTACCGAATGATATTATCGACAGAGAGATTGATACTCTTACACAAATGGGAGTTGAGTTCCAGACAAATTTTGTTGTCGGCAAAACAAGAAAATTAATGGACCTGATTAACAAAGATGGTTATCACGCTGTGTTCGTTGGTACCGGTGCGGGACTTCCTATGTTTATGAATATTGAAGGTGAAAATTTAGTCGGAGTTTTTTCAGCAAACGAATACCTTACACGTGCAAATCTTATGCGTGCGTTTGAAAAAGGAAAAGCAGACACCCCGATCTATCCTTCAAAAAATGTTGCAGTACTTGGCGGCGGAAATGTTGCTATGGATGCCGCAAGAATGGCAAAACGTCTCGGCGCTGAAAATGTTTATGTTGTTTACCGGCGAACAGAAGTTGAAATGCCCGCGCGTAAAGAAGAAGTCGCGCATGCAAAAGAAGAAGGCATCGAGTTTTATTTCCTTCAAAATGCCAAAAAGATTTTGGGAAATGAAAAAGGTCGTGTTAACGCGATGGAATGTTTGCGCTATGAATTAGGCGAACCTGATTCATCCGGAAGAAGACGCCCTGTTGTTATACCCGGAAGTGAATTCATACTTGATGTTGATACAATTATTGTCGCGATTGGCAACGGAAGTAATCCATTAATAAGCCAGACAACACCTGAAATAAATGTTAATAAATGGGGTAACATTTTAGTTGATGAAACCCAAAAGACAAGTGTTGACAGAATTTTTGCAGGCGGTGATATTGTACTCGGTGCCGCAACGGTTATACTCGCAATGGGAGAAGGCAGAAGAGCCGCAGCATCAATAAATAAAATGCTTGCGGATGAGATTGGGAAGGAAAAAATAGAATAG